One Myripristis murdjan chromosome 18, fMyrMur1.1, whole genome shotgun sequence DNA window includes the following coding sequences:
- the LOC115376669 gene encoding trace amine-associated receptor 13c-like — translation MDTLEEGELCFPELFNSSCRKPKAVRSRVVLLYILLSSISALTMALNLLVIISISHYRQLHTPTNLLLLSLAVSDFLMGLLMPGIIVMLGGCWYLGDLMCSLYFFGCFILFSTSIGLMVLISVDRYVAICDPLGYPSKVTLRRVKLCVCLCWLCAASFNCLLLKDHLRQPGLYISCRGQCVVVIDHIAGAVDLVLTFTSPITVIVVLYMRVFVVAVSQARAMRSHIVSVTLQPSGTVTAKKSEWKAARTLGVVVAVFLICFIPYYCPSLAGQDTMNTAFSVPFGIWLLCCNSCLNPLIYALFYPWFRKAVKFVVTLQILQPNSCETNVL, via the exons atggACACCCTGGAAGAAGGTGAACTCTGCTTTCCAGAGCTCTTCAACTCCTCCTGCAGAAAGCCGAAGGCTGTTCGCTCCAGGGTCGTGCTGCTCTACATCCTGCTGTCCTCCATCTCTGCGCTCACCATGGCTCTCAACCTGctggtcatcatctccatctcccactACAG GCAGCTCCACACACCGACAAAcctactcctcctctctctggctgtctcagACTTCCTCATGGGCCTCCTGATGCCGGGTATCATCGTCATGCTTGGAGGCTGCTGGTATCTTGGTGACCTCATGTGCAGTCTGTATTTCTTTGGGTGCTTTATCCTTTTCTCCACATCTATAGGACTCATGGTTCTCATATCAGTCGACCGCTATGTCGCGATTTGTGACCCTCTGGGTTACCCCTCCAAAGTGACTCTGAGGAGAGTGAaactctgtgtttgtctgtgctggCTCTGTGCTGCCTCCTTCAACTGTCTGCTTCTGAAAGATCATCTCAGACAGCCAGGCCTGTACATATCCTGCAGAGGACAGTGCGTGGTTGTCATCGATCACATCGCAGGAGCTGTTGACCTGGTGTTGACCTTTACCAGTCCTATTACTGTGATCGTAGTTCTGTATATGAgagtgtttgtggtggctgtgtctcaggctcGTGCCATGAGATCCCACattgtgtctgtcactctgcagccttcagggaCTGTCACCGCTAAGAAATCTGAGTGGAAAGCAGCCAGGACTCTTGGTGTTGTCGTAGCTGTTTTTCTCATATGTTTCATTCCCTACTATTGCCCCTCTCTTGCAGGGCAGGACACCATGAACACTGCTTTCTCTGTACCCTTTGGGATCTGGCTGTTGTGCTGTAACTCTTGTCTAAACCCATTGATCTATGCCCTTTTTTACCCCTGGTTCAGAAAAGCTGTCAAATTTGTTGTTACACTTCAGATCCTGCAGCCCAACTCCTGTGAGACCAACGTGCTGTAA